A genomic region of Eucalyptus grandis isolate ANBG69807.140 chromosome 5, ASM1654582v1, whole genome shotgun sequence contains the following coding sequences:
- the LOC104431411 gene encoding trafficking protein particle complex subunit 2 — MATTACFIIVSRNDIPIYEAEVGSAVKREDAAHLHQFILHAAQDIVQDLAWTTSAMFLKAIDRFNDLVVSVYVTAGHTRFMLLHDSRNDDGIKSFFQEVHELYIKIILNPLYLPGSRIASSHFDTKVRALARKYL, encoded by the exons ATGGCGACGACGGCTTGTTTCATCATCGTCAGCAGAAACGATATCCCTATATATGAAGCTGAAGTTGGATCTGCTGTTAAA AGAGAAGATGCAGCACATTTGCATCAATTCATCCTGCATGCAGCCCAAGATATTGTTCAGGACCTTGCATGGACGACTAGTGCCAT GTTTCTGAAAGCAATAGACAGATTTAATGATCTTGTGGTTTCAGTGTACGTCACAGCTGGTC ATACACGATTTATGCTACTTCATGACTCGCGTAACGATGATGGAATTAAGAGCTTTTTCCAAGAGGTTCATGAGCTTTATATAAAG ATAATTCTGAACCCGCTCTACTTACCTGGTTCCCGCATTGCGTCTTCACATTTTGACACAAAGGTCCGCGCTCTTGCAAGAAAATACTTATAA
- the LOC104445360 gene encoding B3 domain-containing protein Os07g0563300, whose product MAPASSPPLAMHSFGSQARGRNQLLPRYWPRITDQELQQISGDSNSVITPLFEQTLSASDAGEIERIVVPKECAEAYFPSISQPEGLPLKVQDAKGSEWIFQFRFWPNNNSRMYVLEGVTPCIQSMQLQAGDIVTFSRLEPEGKLVMGFRKASTAPSSDEEKPSHDGEDASISEQRPEQQLEESFEQSDTHFQGNMGRAEPRLRPGKRSRDCNRGEAVSGTSHARRNKRIRNGS is encoded by the exons ATGGCCCCAGCTTCATCCCCTCCGCTAGCAATGCATTCCTTTGGAAGTCAGGCCAGGGGAAGGAATCAATTACTCCCTCGTTACTGGCCCAGGATAACAGATCAAGAGCTACAACAAATCTCAGGAGA CTCAAACTCTGTAATCACTCCTCTGTTCGAGCAAACGTTGAGTGCTAGTGATGCAGGTGAAATTGAACGTATAGTGGTGCCAAAAGAATGTGCCGAG GCCTATTTTCCGTCTATTTCTCAGCCTGAAGGATTGCCGCTCAAAGTTCAGGATGCCAAAGGCTCGGAGTGGATATTTCAATTTCGATTCTGGCCCAATAATAATAGTAGAATGTATGTTCTGGAAGGAGTCACGCCTTGCATACAGTCCATGCAGTTGCAAGCAGGAGACATAG TGACATTTAGTCGGTTAGAACCAGAGGGAAAATTGGTCATGGGATTCAGAAAGGCTTCAACTGCTCCCTCATCTGATGAG GAAAAACCCTCTCATGATGGAGAAGATGCTTCTATATCTGAGCAACGACCAGAGCAACAGCTTGAGGAGTCTTTTGAGCAATCTGATACTCACTTCCAGGGGAATATG GGAAGGGCGGAGCCAAGGCTGAGGCCGGGGAAGAGGAGTAGAGACTGTAATCGTGGCGAAGCCGTCTCCGGGACCTCGCATGCCAGACGGAACAAGAGGATTCGCAATGGGTCGTag
- the LOC104445363 gene encoding sphingosine kinase 1 isoform X1 yields MDPPGADNPPPAPAISDRVLIGGTVAPVTLTADGSLVWPGGRHRSLSVEEEVLGVDAEGPRIRIKALVDDGAGDRACWAGSKGGGGGLVRKDVVFEPLSEESRRLWCDKLRGCLDSLDRPKKLFILLNPFGGKKLAPKTLANVVKPLLEDASIQFDIQETQHQFHAKEVARSLDLSKYDGIVCVSGDGILVEVVNGLLEREDWEAAIKVPIGMVPAGTGNGMVKSLLDSVGEPCTASYATLAIIRGHKKSLDVATIKQGDAKFFSILMLSWGLVADIDIESEKYRWMGSARLDFYALQRILHLRRYSGRISFVPAPGNETHGEPTSYSGNFGGKDIVFEKSEGSSAKVEGQGYQGPDVKLEELSWRSIDGPFVSIWLHNVPWGGEDIMAAPDAKFSDGCLDLIAIRDCPKLSLLSLMTELNNGGHVKSPHVIYIKVKAFVLEPGPRVDDPTKEGIIDTDGEVLAKGKGTFESKHKAIMAYDRLLITVDQGLATVFSPI; encoded by the exons ATGGACCCGCCCGGAGCCGACAACCCGCCGCCGGCCCCGGCGATCTCCGACCGCGTCCTCATCGGCGGCACCGTGGCCCCGGTGACCCTGACCGCCGACGGGAGCCTGGTCTGGCCCGGGGGACGCCACCGGAGCCTCAGcgtcgaggaggaggtgctcgGCGTCGACGCGGAGGGGCCCCGGATCAGGATCAAGGCCCTCGTCGACGACGGCGCTGGCGACCGGGCCTGCTGGGCCGGGAGCAagggcgggggcggcggcctGGTGAGGAAGGACGTCGTGTTCGAGCCGCTGTCGGAGGAGTCGAGGAGGCTCTGGTGCGACAAGCTCCGGGGCTGCCTCGATTCTCTAG ACCGTCCCAAAAAGTTGTTCATACTATTAAATCCTTTTGGAGGAAAGAAATTGgctcccaagactttggccaatgTCGTAAAACCTCTTCTTGAGGATGCCAGCATTCAATTTGACATACAAG AGACTCAACACCAGTTCCATGCGAAGGAAGTTGCTCGTTCTCTGGATCTATCAAAGTACGATGGCATTGTCTGTGTAAGCGGAGATGGAATCTTAGTTGAG GTAGTAAATGGATTGCTTGAACGAGAGGACTGGGAGGCAGCAATAAAAGTTCCTATCGGAATGGTTCCTGCAG GTACTGGAAATGGCAtggtaaaatctcttttggattcTGTCGGCGAACCATGTACAGCATCTTATGCTACTCTTGCCATTATTAGAG GACACAAGAAATCACTGGATGTGGCCACCATCAAGCAAGGCGATGCCAAATTTTTCAGCATTTTAATGCTCTCCTGGG GTCTTGTTGCAGACATTGATATTGAATCTGAGAAGTATAGATGGATGGGAAGTGCTCGTCTAGATTTTTAT GCACTTCAACGTATACTTCATCTGAGAAGATATAGCGGGCGCATTTCCTTTGTGCCTGCTCCTGGAAATGAAACTCATGGGGAGCCTACTAGTTATAGTGGCAACTTTGGTGGGAAGGACATTGTCTTTGAGAAAAGTGAAGGAAGCTCTGCTAAGGTTGAAGGACAAGGCTACCAAGGACCTGATGTTAAGTTGGAGGAATTAAGCTGGAGAAGTATTGATGGCCCATTTGTTTCAATCTGGCTCCATAATGTTCCTTGGGGTGGCGAAGACATTATGGCAGCACCTGATGCAAAG TTTTCTGACGGTTGCTTGGACTTAATTGCTATCCGGGATTGCCCAAAGCTGTCTTTGCTATCATTGATGACCGAGCTAAATAATGGAGGTCATGTCAAATCGCCTCATGTTATTTATATCAAG GTCAAAGCCTTTGTCTTGGAACCTGGCCCGCGTGTTGACGACCCAACCAAGGAAGGCATCATAGATACGGATGGCGAAGTTTTGGCTAAAGGGAAAGGAACATTTGAGTCCAAGCACAAGGCAATAATGGCATATGATAGGCTTTTAATTACTGTGGACCAAGGTTTAGCTACTGTCTTTTCCCCCATCTGA
- the LOC104445363 gene encoding sphingosine kinase 2 isoform X2, producing the protein MVPAGTGNGMVKSLLDSVGEPCTASYATLAIIRGHKKSLDVATIKQGDAKFFSILMLSWGLVADIDIESEKYRWMGSARLDFYALQRILHLRRYSGRISFVPAPGNETHGEPTSYSGNFGGKDIVFEKSEGSSAKVEGQGYQGPDVKLEELSWRSIDGPFVSIWLHNVPWGGEDIMAAPDAKFSDGCLDLIAIRDCPKLSLLSLMTELNNGGHVKSPHVIYIKVKAFVLEPGPRVDDPTKEGIIDTDGEVLAKGKGTFESKHKAIMAYDRLLITVDQGLATVFSPI; encoded by the exons ATGGTTCCTGCAG GTACTGGAAATGGCAtggtaaaatctcttttggattcTGTCGGCGAACCATGTACAGCATCTTATGCTACTCTTGCCATTATTAGAG GACACAAGAAATCACTGGATGTGGCCACCATCAAGCAAGGCGATGCCAAATTTTTCAGCATTTTAATGCTCTCCTGGG GTCTTGTTGCAGACATTGATATTGAATCTGAGAAGTATAGATGGATGGGAAGTGCTCGTCTAGATTTTTAT GCACTTCAACGTATACTTCATCTGAGAAGATATAGCGGGCGCATTTCCTTTGTGCCTGCTCCTGGAAATGAAACTCATGGGGAGCCTACTAGTTATAGTGGCAACTTTGGTGGGAAGGACATTGTCTTTGAGAAAAGTGAAGGAAGCTCTGCTAAGGTTGAAGGACAAGGCTACCAAGGACCTGATGTTAAGTTGGAGGAATTAAGCTGGAGAAGTATTGATGGCCCATTTGTTTCAATCTGGCTCCATAATGTTCCTTGGGGTGGCGAAGACATTATGGCAGCACCTGATGCAAAG TTTTCTGACGGTTGCTTGGACTTAATTGCTATCCGGGATTGCCCAAAGCTGTCTTTGCTATCATTGATGACCGAGCTAAATAATGGAGGTCATGTCAAATCGCCTCATGTTATTTATATCAAG GTCAAAGCCTTTGTCTTGGAACCTGGCCCGCGTGTTGACGACCCAACCAAGGAAGGCATCATAGATACGGATGGCGAAGTTTTGGCTAAAGGGAAAGGAACATTTGAGTCCAAGCACAAGGCAATAATGGCATATGATAGGCTTTTAATTACTGTGGACCAAGGTTTAGCTACTGTCTTTTCCCCCATCTGA